The following DNA comes from Riemerella anatipestifer ATCC 11845 = DSM 15868.
TCTTCTTCTGGGTGTACTATTTCATCAACGCCAATGGCTTGTAATACTTTTTCGTGAAGAGGATTGATGGCACGGCTTATGAGCCGTTTTACTTGTAAGTTTTTAAGGAGAGCAGTGGTCATTACATTAGCACCTTGGTCTTCGCCAATAGCAACCACGAAAATATCAGTTTCTTTGATGGGAAGCCCCGAAACAGTAAATTCATCGGTAGAATCCATACAGATGGTATGCGATATTTTTTCTTTATAGGCATCTACTTTGGCGGCACTATTATCTATCCCGATAACTTCGTTGCCTTGAACCGTTAGTTTTTGAGCTAAAGAAGCTCCAAAGTTTCCTAATCCTACTATAATATATTTCATTTTGTTTTTAATTTATGGTTATTTCTTCTTTTGGATAGCTATAATTTTTATACTTAGATTTTTTAACGATAGCAATGGCTAAAGATAACATACTGATACGCCCTACAAACATAATGCCTATGAGTACCATTTTAGAGGCTTCGCTGAGAGAGGCGGTAATACCTAGGCTTAGCCCTACGGTACTATAAGCAGAGAAACATTCAAAAGAAATATCTAGAAGGTTTTTGTCTGGGTCAAAAAAAGTAATGAGCATAATGCCTAATCCTATCGCCATAAGAGATAAAGTCATAATAGCAAAAGCTCTTCGTATAGAAATATCTGCGATTTCTCTTCGGAAAATTTCTACTTTAGATTTACCTTTGGCAAGGCTTAATACATTAAGGAATGCTATGGCAAAAGTATTCGTTTTAATACCACCACCAGTAGATTGTGGTGAAGCTCCTACCCACATGAGTAAAAAGACAATCATAATGGTAGGGAAGGACATAGAGGCATTGTTAATGGTGTTAAACCCTGCCGTTCTAGGTGTAGTAGCACCAAATAAAGCGGTTACGAATTTCCCAAAACCTTCATGTTCTGCTAAAGTGTTGTGATATTCTAAAATGTAAAAAATAATAGTACCAACTATTGTGAGAGATACGGTAGTTACCAAAGTGATGCGGCTATCCAAGGTTAATACCCAAGGTCTGTACCTTCTTTTTTGTTCGGAGAATGGACTTATATGGGCGATTTTATATTTAATATAGTTGATGATATTTACTACGATAGGGAAGCCTAAACCTCCGAAAACAAAAGTGAAAATAACAACTAAATGTAAGTAATAATTGTATTTGTAAGCACTATCATAAAGATTAGCATCTAGCGTAGAAAACCCTGCATTACAAAAGGCAGATACGGAATGAAAAATAGAAAAAAAGATGTGCTGAAATTCCGAAGTGAACAAGGTGGAGCTTACACTCGTATATATCAAAATTCCAGAGAAGAGTTCTATCCCAAAAGTAATGAGAATAATGTTTTTTAGGGTAGAGAATACATCGCCGAGTTTTTTTGAACTCGTCATATCGCTTAGAGCCAATTGGTTTTCGTAAGAGGTGCCGCCTTTGAAAAAGTAACTGAAATAACTTGCAAAAGTTAAAATCCCTAAACCTCCAATCTGAATTAAAATAATAATGATAAGTTTACCAAAAGTTGTAAAATCACTACCCGTATTCAGTACCGATAAGCCCGTAACACAAACCGCACTAGTAGAGGTAAACAAAGCATCTAAAAACGAAATCCCGTGTGTGGTAGCTTTGGGGAGCGTGAGCAGAAAAGCTCCCA
Coding sequences within:
- a CDS encoding potassium channel family protein — its product is MKYIIVGLGNFGASLAQKLTVQGNEVIGIDNSAAKVDAYKEKISHTICMDSTDEFTVSGLPIKETDIFVVAIGEDQGANVMTTALLKNLQVKRLISRAINPLHEKVLQAIGVDEIVHPEEETAERWAKKLCLSNVVDSFELNQEYSIIEAKVPEEYIGKTIREIDFRKKYNLAVLTIIRKVEVKSLLGKTKTENKVLGVAATDTLLETNDILVIYGSNKDLKGFLKQKMD
- a CDS encoding TrkH family potassium uptake protein produces the protein MIINFKLLYIFSFIISTLGIVAFFGDFGFNQSKDSRMMFDGYYHFAIAIGLISTAARYYEKRTSVNRKAFIFDLATVIFTVVIFYFHFLSPLYGSLDRFFESRYWVIMAVVFTFIREFSDLKINFKRTILNPAQLFISSFIVIILMGAFLLTLPKATTHGISFLDALFTSTSAVCVTGLSVLNTGSDFTTFGKLIIIILIQIGGLGILTFASYFSYFFKGGTSYENQLALSDMTSSKKLGDVFSTLKNIILITFGIELFSGILIYTSVSSTLFTSEFQHIFFSIFHSVSAFCNAGFSTLDANLYDSAYKYNYYLHLVVIFTFVFGGLGFPIVVNIINYIKYKIAHISPFSEQKRRYRPWVLTLDSRITLVTTVSLTIVGTIIFYILEYHNTLAEHEGFGKFVTALFGATTPRTAGFNTINNASMSFPTIMIVFLLMWVGASPQSTGGGIKTNTFAIAFLNVLSLAKGKSKVEIFRREIADISIRRAFAIMTLSLMAIGLGIMLITFFDPDKNLLDISFECFSAYSTVGLSLGITASLSEASKMVLIGIMFVGRISMLSLAIAIVKKSKYKNYSYPKEEITIN